The DNA segment TGTCAATGCTAAAATAAGAGATTCCTGCTGAGCATTTGGCTGTGAAAAGGTTGATAATGAGTACAGTAGATAACATGCTGGGTAATGGATTTTTACGTTTGACTTCCAGATCTTGCCTGGGTGACTGTGTTGGCACAGAATGCCCAGTGTGCCACATGCCAGCCTGGGTGCAAGATGTACAGATACACCGGCAACTAGATAACATGATTCAGCTTTGCAGCAAACTGCAGCATCTGCTGGGTGTGGACACCTCAGGTAAGAGCAAACCTGGGTCTCTGACAGTGTTGAGGCCAGACCGCTCGGTTTCATTTCACAGGCTTTATAGCGAACGAGTAGTGCAGCCCTGTTTAAGATTCTGAAAGGTTGTTCTGAATCATGTTTGGAAAACTTGATTTGAAGAGAACTGTCTGTATGGATTGCTCATTCTTTGAATCTGTTTTACTAAAAAATCTGCATGAGCAGGTTAGTCCATAATTCATTAGAATCTGTCTTCCAAAATTAGACAAAAGTGAGATTCCCAAGTCACGTAGCAGTTGCACAAACCAGGGGCACAAGTTGTCATATCTTGTGCTCTTAGGGGAGCACAAATGTGTAATGTTCTGCAGTGTACACTTCTTTAGGGGGGCCCTGTTAAAAGATTAATGCATATATTCTTTTGGCTCTTGTGTGTTTGTGCACCAAGGCATGCATGCAGTCCATGTAATTTTTAGTTTAgggtttctggaaaaaaattgtgtccCTTGCCTAAAAGGGGAAGGAGGCAAGTCTtaactcatttattttctggtcCCTAACAATCAGCTAGTCTGCTACAATGGAATTTTGTCATTGCTGACTGTGCTAGAAGATTGCAGAGATTGTATACTGGGAATTCATCTCTCTATCAAATTTTAGGCTGATTgtcaaagtagaaaaaaatgaagtgaaataaGCGTAGGTGAATGTATGTCTGTTCTGCAAGCTCAGAGAAGAGCATTTTATGTATTGCTAagttttagaaaacattcaTTTAGCTGTCAGATACAGAAAAGGTAATTCTTCCTTCGTTGTTGCTTCCTAATATGTTTATCTaaattaaagatttctttttagaagTTTAATCCCATCAGCACCTTCATGTTTTGGGGGTAGCTTTTTATTGACatcaaaatgcatttaagtGAGGAGGCTGGAAGCCTATGTCCAACTGTAATGGAATACattttatatagatataaaattCCATGGTGGTTAAATCTTCTGAAGCATAGAAAATACAGATGATAGCTTAAATAGGATTTGAAGGTAACGTTTTAAGTGATGAAGGTTTCTAAAACATAGTTGCAAGAGAATCTGAGAGGAGGTATTTGTGATGCTATAAACaaaccatttaaaatacaacatgGTAGTATCATTGATGCTGCTTAGATGTTTTGGAGAACTCTTGCAGATGGATTAACTCTTAAAAATTGGTCTGATGATTAACTGTACTAGAAGTTGAATAATATATTTAATCCCATAATTCTTCTAAAATTTGCGTGGGGTGGCTAAACAGCAGAACAAGATGGGATTCTTATTGTTCCTTGTTCTGACTTAAAGGCAGACACAAAACTGAAGTTTACAAGAGTGTTTTATTTGGACCTAAACTTATGAACTGATGCTGGAGATTTACTTTCCATCGCTGTGAAGTCTTTGCAGCGTACTAAGGATTAATGGCCTTTTGGATGCTTCATACTGAGGTTAAGGGAAGAACCTCCTGAGTTGGTAGTAGTTCACGGTCAGGAATGATTTGGATACATAAGTGAGCATGCTTTAATAACAGCCAATTACGTGTTGTGCTATGGCAAATTACAGAATGCTGTAGCTCTATGAATCTTGAGAGCAGAACCTTTAGGATGTTTCGGTCTCTGGAAAATTGTCATGTCCCATAGATATGTCTTGAACTttatagaaaatgaaatatgtttGGATTTAGAGAATCATGGCCTCTCTTGTTAAGGGGCTGCTTCCACATTCTTATGGCACTGTACTTCTGACGTGTTCCTGtcaacaatattttcttttttgttagaaggtcagaaattgtattttatgttCCGGTAAAGGAAATGGACAGAAAAATCAATCTTTCTGTGGAGGAAAGGATGAGAGGCAGTTGAAAAAAGGAATATTGCcgtatatttttttatatatctctTTTACGTATTTGTTTTGTATGCCTTGTTTTGAGACAGTTGTGGCGTGTTTGAGGTCCTTGTTgacactgaaaatgcaaaagcatcatactatgcattttttaatctaCGACAAACCTAGTGAATGCGGTAGGTTGTGTGTCTTGTCTTgacaaaacccacagaactaCTGCGGCTGAAAAAGATATGGTTAAACTCATGTGTTGAATGTTTCAAGCGTAAAAATCCCTGTACCCTGATGTTCCACAGTAGATATGAGAGGGATCTCACTTTGTACTCCATTGGGTTGAGAACAGCTTTTTGCCAAACAGCATGTGCGTtctaagaagcagcagcaagtaaTTCAGGAAAGACTACACAGAACAGCTAATGCttccctttttaatttaaagggAATCGCAGCAAATGACACTACAGAATAGTACTGGAGCAACTGAAGGGGAATTGGCAAATTATGAACCTGAAACTGGCTAGAAAATGCAAACTGTAGGTAGCAAATGCTAAGTCTCAAAATGAATTCACTTGTTTGAGCTGTTATATCTTTAGTCTGTGGCAAGGTGAGGAGAGCTGTCTGACCTTTTCACTGCCAGGCATCGTATCTTTACGAGGGTAAGGGGAAGCTATCTGGCTAGCAGGTGGGATGTCTGCACCTCAAAATCAGTAGCTCTAATGTTGTGGAGTTCAAGACATCTTGAGAATTGGAGTTGGTGGGATGATAGGCTTCATAGGTGGGTAATTAGTAAGAACTTGTTGAATCATGAGTAGGGTACTAGAGTTGAAAAAGGTTGATTTACAGTAATCATTTTGAAAGTGAATTTCTAAATACTtcagcagatttttctgttatgttcttttaaaaagaagagattgTCATAAATTTTCATGGCAACCATTTATAGATGATTTTACTTTATTGTTTGTAACATGATCTGCTTTACTCTAACACAGTCAAACgaagccttcctcctcccttctcatATGGAGCTAGACCTTTTTGGACAAATCTTCCTAAGATCACGTTGGTGCTGGTAGGCTGCAGGAGAGATTGACTTTTGATTAGCCTTTATAGTGTCATAACTTAGTCTCACATTTACTGATGTGGAGGGAAAGATGTTGAACTCCTGTTGTAACAGATTACATTGCATTTCATGGATGCTATGACATTTTTCATAATAGCTAAAGATGAGTTTTGAATAGCTGGAAtttctcccctccaccccccccaccccccatacCCCGCTGAATACTTAACTTGCAAAATAATCATTCTTCAGTGAAGGCACTAATGTTGCACAGATGGTACCAAAGCACTTCCCTTTGATTTTTAATAAGGGACTAGTTTGTCAAAGAGATTTCTCAACTTCTGTTCTGAAACCCATAATAGAGAATAATTTGAAAGGCACACAATGTGCATCATTATATTCCTTTGATGCAGATTAATGATAGCTAAACCACATTTTCTAAttgctccttttttttgctgctctAGCCTGTTATTGCACTACAGCAGAACTCGGAGATGTAGCGCTCCAGTTGCAAGGCACTGTGTATCTACTAATATTTTTGTCTACTCTCAACCCTTTTAACACTTAAGAAATTCAGCTCCGTTAAATGTTAGCATTCAGAAACTTGTACTTGTGTGCAAATAAGTCTAATTTACAAAGAAATCAGTCAATACATTATGTATATGAATGTTACATTTAATAGGTAATGGAGAGTAGATTTACTGCCTTTATCAGCTGATTCTAATACTGTTGTGGATACTCTTTACACTATTGCAAGTGCTTAAAACTTAGAATTACTATGGCATGCTTTACTGATTTACCTTGTCTCAATGCATCTCCAAAGACTTCGGGAGAAAGTCTTATGTattaaaaagacaattaaatCTCAATCATACgtagtatttttttcaggctcTGGCTTCCAACTTGGAGACAGCAAAGAATTCCTTTGGATCGATTTTTCGATAAGCAATTTTCTCTGAAGGTAGTTTAAGCAAATGCACTTAGCTGTCAGATAATACCCTCTTAATATAAATTAACGTTTACACATTAGACCATAAGAACTTCCTTTCAGCTTCTTAGCATTGTGTGTCTTCTCCCGCTCATAGCTCTGGGTCCAGCAAAAAACTAGGTTGTCAGGGAGGGTAGATTGGCCATTTGTCCTTATTACTTCTGCTCCCTACCTCGTACACTTTGAAAATGGTGGAAAGGGGCAGCAGAGTCTGAGTAACATTTTTTGCAGATGCTATGCAGAACTGATCAGGTAAAGCTGATATTGGCTACAGAGCATTCCAAAGGATGAAGTTATTGAAGAATATCTGAGACACAGCACTCGCCCTGGCAGACATTGCAGTTTCTTCTCCAGTAGGCTATGGATGTGTCCTGGGTGTGCACAGCTGGCCTCCCTGTGACAGATCTCTTTCACTGTATGCATGGCCTTGTAATCATGTTCCACAAGTACCTCCCTGTTCTATGCAACATCCTCTTCTTACACCTGAAGTAGTTgtatatgaggaaaaataatcctGGAAAACTATTTGGTGTATTTTTAGCAGGTTTTCAATTATCTGACTAGTAAGTCACTGGTGAGCAACCAGTAATGTACAGATCGGTTTTAAAACCCTTGTGGTTGACTTTTCACAAGCTTTCTTGCTGCCAGAAGTGGTACATCCATAGCTTCCCATGTAAATACTTAATTGCGTTATGCTGCTTTAGATCATAGTTCTGAAGGACAGTGTATTTGATTTAATTTGTTGCTTGGACTTTGAAGTCTTATTGTGCTGTACACATCAAAAAGAATTCTGGCCATCACAAAGTTGTCACACAAATTACTTTTGCAAGCTAATTTTATTCTTGCTCTTTACTTGGAGATGACTGATAGTTCTAGCAAggtaaatattttagaaagaaatctgCTAGTTGTGTAAATAGTGAAGGCAAGACAAATAgtaactgttttattttgcatctgTTTGCAATCAAGCTCCTTTTTTAGACCTTATTGTTAGAATGAAATTGGATATGATATCTTTCTGAAGGCTAGCTAGTTACAAGATTTCAGTCTCAAcctcagtgggtttttttcctgttagcaCCAAGCCCAGCCctacaggaaaagcaaatagcTGCATTTCTGTACTTGATTATTATCTTGGGCTACCTAAATGATTGATTAACTAACCTCAGGCTGTATTCTTAAAGACAGTTTTGGTCTAATGCCTTACATACTTCTCTAGCTAAATATCGTAACGTCTAGCATATTTTAATTCAAGGGCTAAATAGGGTAATTTAAATCaagattaagaaaaacatttaaccTTGAGatattgctttaaaagaaacctAATTGTCTATTTTGGTGTTGAATTACTAGCTATACAGTTCTGTTTTAAGTGAAGTTTCAGggtggtgggttgtttttttgtggttaaGAGACTGGGACTAGTTTGTGTGCTATCTGTTGAGTTTATCACAGCTTGCTGTGGGAAACAGGCTATAGTTAACTAACACCAAAAATAGAAAGTatggagaaaacaaattatCTATAGAAAGTatggagaaaacaaattatCTATAGAAAGTTAAAGCACCGAAGTAAAGGTGAAAGCAATACATTGTTGTACTGTCTGTGTCTTTTCATAACCAAGACTGTATAGTATTtcaagaatgtttttttaaaaaactactGATCTTGTATCTtagttctgtttaaaaataataatcataatacTCATCTTACTAGGCAAAATTTTGTGATTGATTACTATAAATCACAAAGACTTTTGCAAATGGTAGTCCCTGAGGTTGGaggcaacagaaaaaatgaGCTGTATGTTCACTTTGGAGGACTTATCCAAGTAACCTAAAATAACTTAGGTTTTCAAGAGaatctgtaaaaggaaaaaaaaaaaaaagaaaagataataataatacaaaaaaaatctgttattcctttgcattttaagaGTTGTTGCCAAATTAAATTGGTGTGTAACTTAGAGGTCACTTTATGCTCCTTAATTTATTCTTAAGCCACAGAGGACACCATTTATAGCCCTCATTCTCAACTGTTATTTCATGCATTGGGAGTACAGGATATTCCTCCGTCATCTTGGTTATTGATTTGTAATGTGCTGTACGATGTGACTTACAAAATTGCTCCACTGCGTAATTTTAAAGGAATGCTTGAGAGCATCAAAATGTTTAGATTCCTTGGAATTACTTTACCCCAGCGGGTAAAGGATCAAATGACAGGACACAATTACTTATACATTTTCTATGTATTCCTCAGATTCCTCTGCTATATCTGTGGAATCAAAGTTTCTCAGGAGTGTTCAACATTGTTATAAGGATGttatttttgcttgcttgtgaTTATTCTTCCTGCTCATCTTCAGATGAACTGTAATACCTTTttagaaaattgtttctttgctcttttgtgTATGCGCAGACTTCGTTAAACCTATTTCCAAGGAAAACTCAGTGGGAGTACCagcttctctcctttctctaaCCTGGTCAGAAATCTGTGCATGGTTTACGCTGTGAGCCTCAACTGTTGAGGAAATTTCTCTACCAGGATGCTCACTTGCCTAGTAGGTAGCTTTAGTTGCACCGAGATCCCTGAACTCGACTGGCATGTGACCGTGCCAGTTGTTCTCAAGCCATTACATGtgtgttttcagaagaaatgaaggCACAAATGGGTTGTATTTAGGTAACACTTGATCAGTTATTACAGTTGttattctgattaattttttttgtgttattcTGCTGAAGAGTACTCTATAtttttgctcttcccttatgCACTTAGATTCAACAAAAGATGCGTCTACACAAAGTGACCCAGACgttgaaaaaaagagtaagaaggAACAGATAAAAATGTGGTTCAGCCCAAGAAGTAGGAAGATCCGATGTGTCCTGAACAAGAGTCAGCCTCAGACTACAAGTAGCATCCTTAGTCAAGACACATCCTCGGCTTATGATTTCtgtccttcctcttctcctgaAAAGCCCTCCAAGCCAACAAAAAAGCCAGTGCAGAGACAGAgtaagaagatgaaaaagaaacGTCTAGCAGACATAAACAAAGCGTGGAGCTTAGAGAAGGCTGAGCAGAAAGGAGTTGAGAAGACTCCCAAGGGAAGATGTGTAACCATCTGCAGTCAGCCAATTGTCTCATGTACTCCAGAACCAAATAGCTCTGGAGAGACACTTCAGCAGGAGTCTGTAAAGGAAGCTGACTccagcaaaaatacagaaaatgtggaAATGTCGCCACAGGTAAAATCCTTAGAGAAGAAAGATAACAGTGAGGTCatgtgctctgcagaggcagacaaggaaaaaaaatatgctacagAGACATCACTGTCAATAGAAAATGAAACTATGCCTTTAAAACGTGGAAGGGAGCAATCCAGGCTTCGGATTACTTCTCGGTCTAAAAGACAGAGAACAGAGATGAGCATTATTGGGAAGTCAGACAGGCAGGCAGATTGCTTAGAGGAGTTACCTCAGGACTGCTCTGTCTCCCCAGCAACTGAATGCAAGGCACCAGTTCAGATTTCTTACTCTGTATCGAAACCCACTGACACTGTAATGAAGACAAGAAGCTCTGCAGTCTTTAAAGCAATAAATAGTCCTTCACTTCCAAAGTCTCCCTCTACCCCATCTACTTCTAAGACTTGTAATCGATTAGGAATACCACCCAGCCCTTCTGTGTTGAAGTCCCCTGGTGGTAACACAATTgccaaaagaaattacagaggAGAGACTTTGCTGCATGTTGCTTCCATCAAGGTAGGACCGTCGTCTTCTAATTCAACTTAACTAGAGGCTTAAAAAGAGAAGTTACATTAAAAGTACCCTGGAAACCAATGACTTCAGTACATCCTGTTTGGGAGGTGGAGGTAGGAAGGGAGGAAATCTCACTTTGTGGTCTTTTCTTCTTGTAGGTTTATTGGGGAGTTTCCAACCCAATTCTCTTAATTTTGTAAGAAATTACTATTGGAATGATCAAAATGATTATACTTGAGAAACTCAGTGTACTGCAGTGTCAGTCATACCTATGAGTTCTAGAAAGTGATAAACATTCAAATGTTTTGGCTTTGTGTGCCAGAAAGCTGTCTCTGTGATTTGTTGTCAAAGAGTTTAGCTAAGTATTTCAGACCTCAGGTGATCCTGATCAATTTAACTTTACCTGGTAACTCAGCCAGGGAAAGATCTGAACTATCTATGTAAAGATAACTCTATGTAACTTTAATTGAAGTTAACTGTTTCTATAGTTTTTGAGATCCTCTACCTGATGCAAGTGTTGGCTCAAGAGGAACGACATGCTGCACCGTGTGATTCCCATGCTGAGCGCTATGCTCTGATCAGGCTGTTCTC comes from the Falco peregrinus isolate bFalPer1 chromosome 8, bFalPer1.pri, whole genome shotgun sequence genome and includes:
- the BARD1 gene encoding BRCA1-associated RING domain protein 1 isoform X2, whose translation is MPAWVQDVQIHRQLDNMIQLCSKLQHLLGVDTSDSTKDASTQSDPDVEKKSKKEQIKMWFSPRSRKIRCVLNKSQPQTTSSILSQDTSSAYDFCPSSSPEKPSKPTKKPVQRQSKKMKKKRLADINKAWSLEKAEQKGVEKTPKGRCVTICSQPIVSCTPEPNSSGETLQQESVKEADSSKNTENVEMSPQVKSLEKKDNSEVMCSAEADKEKKYATETSLSIENETMPLKRGREQSRLRITSRSKRQRTEMSIIGKSDRQADCLEELPQDCSVSPATECKAPVQISYSVSKPTDTVMKTRSSAVFKAINSPSLPKSPSTPSTSKTCNRLGIPPSPSVLKSPGGNTIAKRNYRGETLLHVASIKGDVAAVDQLLKNGADPNVKDNAGWTPLHEACNHGHKEVVELLLQYKALVNTTGYQNDSPLHDAAKNGHVSIVELLLLHGASRDAINIFGLRPVDYAESEKMKSVLTLPVKNESFSLKQPSEALSPSQPRDGPLGILGSSLSSEQQKLLNKLTTVLKAQRCNEFNSRVTHLVIPDVPMPSTFKCMMAVLTGCWVLRFEWVRACLQTTVREQEEKYEIQGGPQRGRLNREQLLPKLFDGCYFYFMGSFNSHQKSDLVELVKAAGGQILVRQPKPDSDVTQTINTVAYHAESTSDQRCCTQYVIYDASSKFKPEKIRLGKVWMAPSSWLIDCVMSFQLLPVK